Within Primulina tabacum isolate GXHZ01 chromosome 5, ASM2559414v2, whole genome shotgun sequence, the genomic segment CTGGAAGggaaaaaatttacattatagATTTATagttatatatgtattttttttattgaaagtaTGAATTTTTTTGTATTAATTATTTTGTATATAATATAGAAATGtgaaatcaataattaaaatttttattgatatttttgataaattttattaaatgaaatttttaatgattttttatttttattttagtgGGTTGGCGGATCAAACCTGCAACCCTCATTGGGTTAGGTTGGGGATTTCCAACCCGATAAGATGGCGAACTAGTCCACATGGTAGCCTGTTTGACAACTCTAGACTCAGTACTAACTTAAGTATTAGCTAAACCGAAAACACTTTCGGAATCTTTTAACTTGTCATCCGACCTATTTTGAAATAGTTTGGAATATTGGGCTCACCCAACGGAATCCAAGGTATACTTTTTCGGCATCAcgaatataatataatttttttattacaatatgatataatataaaaattttaatggcAATATAATGTGATTTTTGGAATAATatctaaatttcattttttatatgttACAATTATGgtgtaattatttaattttggaaaataaataaaagtatttacagaaaatTTGTATTTCTTAGATTTTTATTTCACTAGTTAAATGAATTAATGTCGGAATCTCTATAGTTTATTTTACACGTTTTAttgatatataattaaattattggaacCAAATGGTTGTGTGACTCGAGAGAAGTCATAATAAAACATACGTAATACAAGAATACATCTCAAAGCTTTCTAGCATTCAAGCCAAAAGCATGAAAAAAGATgtcatataattatttttcataaaatggATTCTAGTATACCAAAGTTTTGTACAAAATGTAATTAAGTTggaatattatttttcagcaaatgttaaatttgagtttttatttaatcatattttagCTTTTATATAAACCTAACGACTCTTTACATGTGTTCTATACATATATCTAATatatttcatgttaaatttttttcaatttaatattttcttataataattttttatattaagatttatatccaaaagtttagataaagattaatgaaaatattttagtagtttttaaaataatttttaaaataatattgggAAGTGAATCGATTACTGTACTCCCACCACAAGTCGCGTACCGTTCTGCTGACGCACACGTACCTACCATTTTCCCAAGCACGCATGCGTAGCGGAGAGACGAGAACGGGAGATCAATAGCTTCCGCTCCACGAGTAATTCTTCGAGTACTTGAAATCTGGCATGAGATCAGATTCGGTGCCCATTTTGAGCCCCGACAGTGAGACCATGCCAATACCGCTCTCGACGAAAGAAGAAGACGATGAATATGCGACCTCCACGAAAGCCCTTTTACCCTTTAACAAAAACGATCGTTCGTTAAATTATTCGCAAAAGTCACCCTCCAGATCTACGATTCTGATAATTTCTCTCGTTTTCACGACTTGCATTGCTATTTCTGCTGCAATTGCATTTGGGTCCTTGTTTTTCTCTGTCGTTGATCGTTCcacttcctcttcatcttccATAGCACCATCAGCTGATTCTACTTCCAATGTTGAATTTTCAAGATCTCTCACAAAGCTCAAACACCCTGTCGTCTTATTGATTTCCTCGGATGGATTCAGGTTCGGGTATCAGTACAAGACAGATGTTCCGAGTATCAATAGGCTGATTAAAAATGGGACTGAAGCTGAGCTGGGGTTGATTCCAGTGTTTCCAACTCTTACCTTCCCCAACCATTACTCCATTGTCACAGGTTTGTACCCTGCTTATCATGGaattatcaataattattttactgaTCCGGAGAATGGTGACTACTTCAACATGGCTAGTCACGAGCCCAAGTGGTGGCTGGGCGAGCCCCTCTGGGAGACTGTGGTCAATCACGGCTTGAAGGCTTCGACTTATTTCTGGCCTGGTTCTGAGGTGCACAAGGGTTCTTGGAATTGTCCGAAAGATTATTGCATGTTTTACAACAAATCTGTGCCTTTTGAAGAAAGAGTTGATACTGTTTTGAGGTACTTTGATTTGCCTAGTAGCGAGATCCCCTCATTTATGACGTTGTATTTTGAGGATCCTGATCATCAAGGCCATAAGGTTGGTCCAGATGATCCTCAGATTACTGAAGCTATTGTTGAAGTGGATAAGTTGATTGGAAAATTGATTCTTGGTCTGGAACAAAGAGGGGTTTTTGAGGATGTGAATATCATTTTGTTAGGTGATCATGGGATGGCGGGTACGTGTGACAAAAAGTTGATATTTTTAGATGATCTAGTGAAATGGATTGAGATTCCCAAGGAATGGGTTCAGTCTTACAGTCCATTGCTTGCAATTCGTCCCCCTCCTGGTTATTCGTCGAAGGATGTTGTGGCTAAGATGAACGAGGGGTTGAAGTCAGGTAATGTAGAAAATGGCCAATATTTGACAGTTTATCTCAAAGAGGAACTTCCTAGTAGGCTGCAttattcgtctagttatcgaatCCCACCGATTGTTGGGTTGATTGCGGAAGGGTTTAAAGTGGAGCAGAAGAGATCGAAAAAGCAAGATTGTGGAGGAGCACATGGATATGACAATGAATTTTTTTCTATGCGGACCATATTTTTTGCTCATGGACCTCGATTTGCCAGGGGATGGAAAGTCCCATCTTTTGAAAATGTTGAGATTTACAATTTGGTTACAACAATCCTGGACATTCAAGGAGCTCCTAATAACGGGTCGGTGATGTTTCCACAGGGTGTTCTTTTGCCTAGCCGTTAACAGGACCGTACGAGGAGCAAGCCAGATTTTACGATGATTTTCCTGATGAATAAAGATTCTTAATTGGAACATTGGGGTTTGCCAAggtaaatgtaaaaaaaaaaaaaaaaattggatttcAAATAGTTAATTACTTGTCTGAAATTAGGTGGCTATTATTATCGGTACCTAATCTTTGTTTGTCAAATCTTTGTGTTATATGAGCTGAATCTACATGTCGAACAGCTATCTCAATGCAGTAGTTGCATTAAATATTTCAATATTGGTGAAGTAGCAGgaatattttgaaaatcatCCAATTTGTGATTATGTTTGTTCACCAATCACCATGTTTGATGGGTACCAATATCTCATGACATGAACTAAGTCTTCTGTCTTGTGACAAACCCTGACAGCTTTGCTCACAATTCTTTTAATATCTGAACTTTGCATGCATATGACAAAATCTATGGTACTTCCTGGTGACTGGCTCCTCTTCTTTGGGCGAGAGGTGTCGATGTTTTATCATTTCTTGGTATTGCCCTTGATTTTTATTTCGATTCTAATTTTCAGTTGTTTATGATCGGCAACATTAGAATCCAGTGATCACGGTGAGAGTCGGATCTCGTATAGTTGATCCAATTCATATCGTGggattaaaaatcatttttgagtatttttcatacccaaaatttaatattcacACCCGACCCACTACCTTTTTCATATCCGTACGATCGAATACCCGTTGGACTTGAAACGTTGTCATCGTGTTCATCATCATTATTTATCCCTCCCTAACGTACTTCTTGGTTCGTGTCTAAGTATGTTCGGACTATAGTCAACGACGTAATagtgtaataaaaatatgaataataatttaataaaatgtcaaaaaaaaaacccaTGTTTGATGGGTTTGCAAGTCAACCCCACCTTACACTCTCAGAAAATGGCCCCTTGGCTTCTGTCTTTTATAATATTCCTTATCTTGcgcttaaaaatataaaataaaagacAGTCCTTATCTTGATAGGACAATTTCTtgataaaatatatttagatATATTCTTATATTATCTTGTTAATCGGTGGCATACATAAAATAGAATATTAGAGGACTTTACACGATTTTACATGATATAAACTAGAGGGAAAAAAATTATGGATATGATACACGTAACGACATTATTGGCAGACTTTCTGTTCTCTGCAAAAGGCCATTTTCATATGTAAATCCTATTCCCTATCTAACAGAGCTAAGCTAAGACAACTGATCATTTAGCATACAACAATAACTATAATGTTCTTAATTCAATTATACGTGTAATTACTTACGATCTGAAGAACCTCCCAGACTTCTAATACGCGAATCCCACTGCGGAAAATTCTCCTATCCTACACGAATCTGATTGTTGCTTCTCCGGGCCTCCTTCCCCTTCGTAAATCATGTCATCTTCCATAAGTTTCTCCCATAATATGAAATTGTCGGAGCAGACATCGGAACTGTTCGTTTCCGATGATGTTTCGGCCTTCTGGTCCTGTACAGGGCTCCCCGATTCAGCGGGAGAGAACAATGTCTGAATTTCGGATTGGATAGTGCTGTACTCTTCCTGGACTTGGAACTTCTTGTAATCCTCATTATCAATGGATTCCAAGTTTTCGGACAGCCTCCTCCTTTTCAAGATTCCTCCGCTGCTTATTGCTCTTTTCCTGTTAATCCTATCTACAGAATCCAGTAGAAACATGGGATCCTTCAAGGACTTGATCATGAAAATTATCATATATTTTTGCTGCATTTCGGAGGCGTGAAGACGCTCTTCCATGGCGGCTATGTAACGCTGCGAGCACTCTTGCTGCTGCCTTACCTTCAAGATTTCTTGTTTCAGTGCGTTTTGGTCGGCTCCGAGCTTGTAAAGCTCTGACTCCACTCCATGATTTGCGGGGTACTGCCAAGGCTGCGGTGCTGCTTCTTGTGGCCGCATCATTTGGGGACTTTGCTTCCTTCTTTTGATGTGTTTCAGCAAATGCTTCTTGCTTCTCTGGAACCCTTCGTTTGCGAACTCCCATCTGTCCGAATCAATCTTCCTGAACCTCTGTAAATAGTTGGCAAATAAAAAGTCCCGTAAGCCACACAATTCATGTCTCCACTTGAACACACagaaaaaattcaagaaacaAGAGAGTAGAATCGCTGTAAATTCTTACATAGGTATTGAGCTGGCGGACGAAGCTGGAGAAATTGTTGTGCTTGAAATTCTTAGGGAGCAAATCAGTGGAAAAAGTGTGGGGATCCCACACAACGAAGCTGTTACCCGCACCACTCCACGATATTATCGAGTCCGTCTGAGGATCATCCACCATTTCAAACGTCTTCTTCAGAAACGGCGGCGGCCCGATTTCTCTCAGCCCTTCTAACGGCTTCGGGAGATGCTCCGACGCGTCCCCCCATTCATCCTCACCTCCTCCATCATTGCCACCGCCATTAAACCCACCTCCAGAATACTCAGTCTCATCAAGAAACACGAAGGGTTCTTCTTTCACACCGATCAGAGCCTCCCTCCCCGCATTTCGCGCCATTTCTTGATTACTATCTCCAGCTACTCCAGATatcatgtgtgtgtgtatttccCTATTCCGAGGCCACTACGAGACCTTTTATCTTTATTGTTTACTCGACACCAATACCTCCACAAGAATCCAAAAACACGCGTCGTGAAGGAGAGGGACTGCTTAATAAAAAAAAGGAGCATAGGGACACAGTAGTAGCCAAGTCGCTGTACAGGTGGTGGCACTACGAAGAGGAGAGAGAGAACGGTGCCCAATATCTATGATAAACAATTCATTACAAAGATAtttattatttcttttttattaAAGCAACACAGAGTGGTTAGCTGTCAAAAAGTGGGAATGCATACTGCCCTCTCGTGCGGCTGGCTTTGCCATTTGTAGCACTACCCTTGCGCTGAGTCACTGTTTGACGCCCACATTTTAGTCAGACCTTTCAAACTTTTTTTGAAAATCCTATGAATCACTAAGCGGATTACCCAATATCATGACCTTAGTCTGAATTTGTGTTAAAATATAAAGACTCGTTTAATGATATTGAAAATAGACTTAGCGGCCGCGGTCCTAAGTAAGGGCATTGAACAGATCCATCGTGGTTTCTGCGATCAAATTTGCAAAAAGTTTTGTGTCTGAACTTTTGTTTTATCTATTGCTTGAGACATATCGCTGGTTACTTACTTCCGCATACCTATGAAAGATGCGTGTGTTCTCGAGTGTTGGATAAACATGCTAGTTATGTTTCGGAGCCAGTAAAATTGGCTATAGAATAAGAGTAATATATGGCTTTGTTCTTCCTAGTTAAAATTACATACTATCGATACATTCCGTTACTTAATGAGTGTTTGCAATTGCTAAAAAATGTTATTGTCGACTTTCAGCTTTACAAATACCATGATTTTGTGTAAGTTTTGGACGTTGATGTCGCGTCTACAAAAATAATACTTGTAAAAAGTTAATATATGATCGCTCATTTATCAAATACTACTCACCTctgattttcatatttttttcttatttttcgaTAATATATAAATCTAAtcacttttaaaaaatatataatatttcacAGACATTACTAGTGGTAAACCTAGATAGGAGTTCCTCTTGTAGAAACTTGTTGATCTAGTTGCAATCGAGCAAGGGTGATGTACTCCTGCTATGATAATCGACGTTCTTGGCAATTAATCTTTGAATATCGGTTAATTCATTATTTCGAGAGTGGCACTgcaaacttcaaaaaaaattaaaattaaaatattatatttcgatttattttcaaaatattcggtttgttttttttttttcttggatTCGACATTATAATAAGCACACGTATTGTTCTCACGTACATACGggaaataatataaattaatcatatatatacaatagatatataataaaataaaattatatataaaatatgataACACAATATTTTAAACAATAGGAAGGATGGGATTTCCCCACCTTTTTTTTAACAAACAACCATTAACTTTCTTATGTCGCCAAATTTGGGATCCAATTCTAAACATAGACAATAGTTTATAAGATTAAACAAGTTCCCTGCCATCCATTCAAATGAATAGTTTCTCTTTTTGTTGTATTAACAAATCTCCATTTCACAATATTTTGTTGTGGACTCTTAACACTAGTAAGaatacttttttaaaaagaattggGTTTACCTGGTGCTCGGTCTGATCGAGTTATAATCGGGTATTTTTATCTATCCTATTAGTTGGATTTTCGATTAAAAATATATGAACACTACACATGCCTATTCCTACTAAAAATTCAATTAGTTTGGTTTTCGGAAATTATATTTCTCGCATTTAGTGTTAGCTAAATTGCTAATAACAGAATTATAGAAGCAAACTCGTAAAGACAAAGCTGACAAAGCAGTATGTTGGATTTCCGATTAAAAATATATGAACCCTACACATGCCTACTCCACTTATAGAACTAAGCTCGTAAAGATAAAGCTGacaaaacattaaacttgaaaGTATGAGTATCGTGTATCTAAGAACAAAACAAAATCAAGGTCTGTAGCAATTATAGTTTTCTTAAAAAAGAATCGTCTCATCCGGTGACCTATAGCGATGTTGCAAAAATCATCACACTAGCGAACGAAATAGTACATAAACTTTATAAGTAGAGCGCTCAGAAATAGAAGCAGTATGCGCAGGTAGCAAGCACAAGGCAGAATGCATGAACTGATAGATGTGTTTTCAAGTCAAGCATTTTCTAATTCAAATCGGGCTCATAGTTTGCAATCATGCGTCGATATACGTGAAAAATAGGCTCTTGACCAATCATTCTTACATTTTTATAAAGTATAACGTAATATAAGCTCTTATATACAACTTTAATTTTCGAACAAACCTATCATTCCTTGATTTCCATTCACACACATGGAAAACCCATCAATACACACAAttcaatatatattatatatataatccaaCATTTAGtaaatatcaaattaaattgGTGTTTCTACGTGTAAAATTTCCAAAGCAAACAAGATATCCTACTAGTGTGATGCAAAGAGTGGTGCGTTGTCTGAAAATTGGGCAAAAACAGGAAAATGCATTGAGGAGGTACGGCCCCTTCAGTTATATTTGCCATTTGTAATAATACCTTGCCCTGAGTCACTGATTTGGGCCCACATTGTAAATTTTAGGCAGAACCCTTGAACTTCTTGAAATTCCTCTGTGACCCAAAATCGAGGCAGAGCTTAGATTCCTCAGTTTCTCGAGTATGAGTAAATGTTTGTACATATGTGTGTATGTGAGAAATATTTTCTTGGATTCGAACTTACAGTATTAGACATTTTTGCAAGAAAGTAAAATTGTTAAAGAAATTTCGAGAGAGTTAGAGTAATATATTTTGTTgatatgaaaattaaattcctttttttttttggcattttattttctttttaaaattgtgaGTTACTCTGATACCGAATTGATTTGGAGATTTAtcaaattaaaaacaataaatcaGACAGAAAAATTCAAAGGGATTTTATTAATTGAGAGAGAGCTGAAACTCAGCCATTTAACATCCAATAAGTAATTTAAGATGCAAAATTAAACCAATAAAGTTCGaaattaatcaataaaaatcAGGGGAACTGATTTCACCATAATTATAACTAATTTAtcttctttttaaaatgttattaatTCAAATTCAAGAGTTCACTTAAGGATATTCGGTGGGTTTAGTAACTTCGAAGTCCAAGTTATTTGATGAAAACACAAATTTGATAAGTTTTAAGACAAATTtaaattcaaaacatgtcaacttATGAAACTAaaattacaatattttttttatttatcgcGGACTTTTGTGTCAACTGTAAGCGCTTTTCTTGTTTTGATCGTAACCTCGGCTATCCAACAGCCAACCGAATGAGTCCATCtaacgatataaaatataaaaacgtagaatcaatcaaaattacaaaaatatccTCTAATATTTTGCTGTGCTCTTccacaataataataaatatatagataatgaatttaatatatttttttattaaagtgATCAAATATTACACAAATTCATATTAAACATCTCACGATTTATCATGTGCAATACTATTACTAATACAAATaagtatttattaaaataaaatcaagttgTAAAAATcatctcatgaaaaatatttatggctttgataattataataaatttacaattttTATGATTGTTAAATAAATGTACActcaaaaccaaaaaaaaatcaagatagAGAAAATAGTAGAGtcctattttaaaatttttaaaaagtttattaTTGGGTTAGatttctaaaaattattatttttatatttttgtggattaattttttgaaaaaataatattaaaatgtaacatattttatttaaaaattatctacTTTTGGATCAAAATGATCCTTAATGTCAGGAAGAAAG encodes:
- the LOC142546070 gene encoding uncharacterized protein LOC142546070, yielding MRSDSVPILSPDSETMPIPLSTKEEDDEYATSTKALLPFNKNDRSLNYSQKSPSRSTILIISLVFTTCIAISAAIAFGSLFFSVVDRSTSSSSSIAPSADSTSNVEFSRSLTKLKHPVVLLISSDGFRFGYQYKTDVPSINRLIKNGTEAELGLIPVFPTLTFPNHYSIVTGLYPAYHGIINNYFTDPENGDYFNMASHEPKWWLGEPLWETVVNHGLKASTYFWPGSEVHKGSWNCPKDYCMFYNKSVPFEERVDTVLRYFDLPSSEIPSFMTLYFEDPDHQGHKVGPDDPQITEAIVEVDKLIGKLILGLEQRGVFEDVNIILLGDHGMAGTCDKKLIFLDDLVKWIEIPKEWVQSYSPLLAIRPPPGYSSKDVVAKMNEGLKSGNVENGQYLTVYLKEELPSRLHYSSSYRIPPIVGLIAEGFKVEQKRSKKQDCGGAHGYDNEFFSMRTIFFAHGPRFARGWKVPSFENVEIYNLVTTILDIQGAPNNGSVMFPQGVLLPSR
- the LOC142546071 gene encoding heat stress transcription factor A-7a-like, with protein sequence MISGVAGDSNQEMARNAGREALIGVKEEPFVFLDETEYSGGGFNGGGNDGGGEDEWGDASEHLPKPLEGLREIGPPPFLKKTFEMVDDPQTDSIISWSGAGNSFVVWDPHTFSTDLLPKNFKHNNFSSFVRQLNTYRFRKIDSDRWEFANEGFQRSKKHLLKHIKRRKQSPQMMRPQEAAPQPWQYPANHGVESELYKLGADQNALKQEILKVRQQQECSQRYIAAMEERLHASEMQQKYMIIFMIKSLKDPMFLLDSVDRINRKRAISSGGILKRRRLSENLESIDNEDYKKFQVQEEYSTIQSEIQTLFSPAESGSPVQDQKAETSSETNSSDVCSDNFILWEKLMEDDMIYEGEGGPEKQQSDSCRIGEFSAVGFAY